One Rubripirellula reticaptiva genomic region harbors:
- a CDS encoding BlaI/MecI/CopY family transcriptional regulator, with the protein MPKKKTGKTPNPIPTIGAEEMAIFQFIQQKSAATVREVADHFADHGKARTTVLTVMDRLRSKGLLSRKKVGASFQYQPCVEPSVVIQSMVKDFVRRVLGGSISPFTAYMSQSGEMTESEIQELKKVVAELEQKQIDSKANS; encoded by the coding sequence ATGCCCAAGAAGAAGACCGGGAAGACGCCAAACCCGATTCCGACAATTGGTGCCGAAGAGATGGCGATCTTTCAGTTTATTCAGCAGAAGTCGGCGGCTACCGTCCGTGAAGTCGCCGATCACTTTGCCGATCACGGCAAGGCGAGAACGACCGTGTTGACGGTGATGGATCGCCTGAGATCGAAGGGACTATTGTCGCGAAAAAAGGTAGGTGCATCGTTTCAGTACCAGCCGTGCGTCGAGCCCAGCGTGGTGATTCAGTCGATGGTGAAAGACTTTGTTCGCCGCGTCTTGGGCGGTTCGATCTCGCCGTTCACGGCGTACATGAGTCAGTCCGGCGAGATGACGGAATCAGAAATTCAGGAATTGAAAAAAGTCGTCGCTGAGTTAGAGCAGAAGCAAATAGATTCGAAGGCAAACTCATGA
- a CDS encoding M56 family metallopeptidase → MITIAETIISALTRASWQGGSAFVVALVLLSIVERLASVPAWAQHWVWRIVSMKFLIAMITIPTITLAVLPALEVKTVNRIELLNQIKTPAFDQVSGTTSRESQIFTESPLSPAASRVVFADAEDFGWRWQSVAATLWGAGVLVSLSVFAMQMTQTYRLPCQPIESDFLNDENRRLADQFGLKNEPALTMSASVTGPLLAGPVHPKIVISESVIQSASDDEIRCVLAHEMAHARRRDLWWNLLPAMVQAVFWFHPLAWWLHRNHRNTAEMACDELAVRQTHISVVDYANSLLEVAIQAGSSQRFANHVGHVAVFRSSDSLRKRLLAMKTLSFGSARRVKTTVAMLSVTAVLFLIPVNAVNRPAIAQTSNSADEVGDEQANAPKNFAKEAAAAEAKELAFGKNMGFEKVSDRGVAIGWGGGGKDYELTVDANEAHAGKTCGRLSSVAGGTFGTYTQCMGTDGLVGKRIEYRGSLKSDLDGNGGLWMRVDGDDKVLSFDNMGDRRIQGKTKWSEYRIVLDVPAEANNICFGFLMTGKGDLWGDAFSIRVLDPVGQGDDVTAEPPESPTMPKAATNLDFETPHRSAPNFPAGWGGGGQGYELVLDTKIKHSGQSSGRIERTKNNGNFGTYTQMLVADPYRGKKLRLTGFLKTKSVSSSGIWMRIDGPGNQSLGFDNMQDRAVKGTTDWAEQTIELDVPESATAIAIGFLLIGDGTVWGDDLELSVVAD, encoded by the coding sequence ATGATCACGATTGCAGAAACCATCATTTCCGCATTGACGCGAGCCTCATGGCAAGGCGGCTCCGCGTTTGTGGTGGCGTTGGTCTTGCTATCGATTGTCGAGCGATTGGCGAGCGTCCCGGCCTGGGCACAGCACTGGGTTTGGCGAATCGTCAGCATGAAGTTTCTGATCGCCATGATCACGATCCCAACGATCACCTTGGCAGTCTTGCCCGCACTGGAGGTAAAAACGGTGAACCGGATTGAGCTTCTCAATCAGATAAAAACACCGGCGTTTGATCAGGTGTCCGGCACGACATCGCGAGAATCGCAGATATTCACAGAGTCTCCTTTGTCGCCCGCTGCGAGCCGAGTTGTGTTTGCGGACGCCGAGGATTTCGGATGGCGTTGGCAATCCGTCGCAGCGACTCTCTGGGGTGCCGGCGTTCTCGTCAGTCTGTCTGTCTTTGCGATGCAGATGACGCAAACTTATCGATTGCCATGTCAACCGATTGAATCCGACTTTTTAAACGACGAAAATCGCCGACTGGCGGATCAGTTTGGCTTGAAAAATGAACCAGCTTTGACGATGTCGGCGAGCGTCACCGGGCCTTTATTGGCTGGGCCGGTGCATCCCAAAATCGTGATTTCCGAATCGGTCATTCAGTCCGCCAGCGACGACGAAATTCGTTGCGTACTGGCTCACGAGATGGCACACGCACGTCGTCGCGATCTGTGGTGGAACCTGTTGCCAGCGATGGTCCAGGCCGTGTTTTGGTTTCATCCGCTGGCGTGGTGGCTTCATCGCAATCATCGCAATACTGCCGAAATGGCTTGCGACGAATTGGCAGTCCGCCAGACTCACATTTCGGTGGTGGACTACGCCAACAGCTTGCTGGAAGTCGCGATTCAAGCGGGTTCATCACAACGTTTTGCAAACCATGTCGGTCACGTGGCCGTCTTTCGATCTTCGGATTCTCTTCGTAAAAGGTTGTTGGCTATGAAAACGCTATCGTTCGGTTCCGCGCGTCGAGTGAAGACCACTGTCGCAATGTTGTCAGTCACGGCGGTGTTGTTTTTGATTCCGGTAAATGCGGTCAATCGACCAGCCATAGCTCAGACGAGCAATTCGGCTGATGAGGTTGGCGACGAGCAGGCGAATGCACCGAAGAATTTCGCGAAAGAGGCGGCTGCCGCCGAGGCAAAGGAGCTCGCGTTCGGCAAAAACATGGGATTTGAAAAAGTGTCCGACCGAGGCGTGGCGATCGGATGGGGCGGAGGTGGCAAAGACTATGAATTGACAGTCGACGCAAACGAAGCTCACGCGGGCAAGACGTGTGGTCGTTTGAGCAGTGTCGCGGGCGGAACGTTTGGAACGTATACCCAGTGCATGGGAACGGACGGATTGGTTGGCAAACGCATTGAGTACCGCGGATCCTTGAAGAGCGATCTGGACGGCAATGGCGGGCTATGGATGCGAGTCGATGGAGATGACAAAGTGCTGTCGTTCGACAACATGGGCGACCGCCGTATCCAAGGAAAAACGAAATGGTCCGAGTACCGAATTGTGTTGGACGTGCCGGCCGAGGCAAACAATATCTGTTTCGGTTTTCTAATGACGGGCAAGGGCGATTTGTGGGGCGATGCGTTTTCGATCCGTGTGTTGGATCCAGTCGGCCAAGGGGATGACGTGACGGCTGAGCCACCGGAATCGCCTACGATGCCAAAAGCCGCGACCAATTTGGACTTCGAAACCCCTCACAGGTCCGCACCGAATTTTCCTGCGGGATGGGGCGGCGGTGGGCAAGGATACGAATTGGTTCTCGATACTAAAATCAAGCACAGCGGTCAGTCGAGTGGTCGAATCGAGCGGACGAAAAACAACGGAAACTTTGGCACGTACACTCAGATGTTGGTCGCCGACCCGTACCGCGGCAAAAAGCTGCGTCTGACTGGTTTCCTGAAAACCAAGTCAGTCAGTTCGTCAGGCATCTGGATGCGGATCGACGGGCCGGGAAACCAATCGCTGGGTTTTGACAATATGCAAGATCGGGCGGTGAAGGGGACCACCGACTGGGCCGAGCAGACGATCGAATTGGATGTTCCTGAATCTGCGACTGCGATCGCGATCGGTTTCTTGCTGATCGGGGACGGCACGGTTTGGGGCGACGATCTGGAACTAAGCGTGGTCGCCGACTGA
- a CDS encoding Y-family DNA polymerase has translation MKRQLCVWLPNWPIQRRRLIERPSNSTSDQPSNQLSGEPEPLSPTNPTPLLLWDEHARRGRQVVACCPRVRTTRACVGMSIAQAHEMCLAAGLDDVIIERHDPELDRQAFDQVAWWIQQTITPTIAIESLDSYPWAGHPRHQCESLIGDIAGVTHLFGGEAATLAKVTDLLASLGLACRLAIADSAGAAWAVAHGRIAKSHAPADRCFIVPPGENRSAIEDLNVSVLRIAPETAETLRRLGVETVGHLLRLPRSGIAPRLGAALVKRIEHALGEVDEPIATFRAESEHIETLSLEYPTIDAAILADRIERLTIKVRAGLATRQRGALRMECRLDLSIHPPLTLDVGLFAPSADAKHLSGLLIHRLEQTRLPSDVDRITLSATLTGPLRTVQTSLFNSVADISDSNHSAGSHSLPGHSLLSGSSISRLIDSLSGRLGRSAVVDVKLCRDPLPESAYKTSPLAGNQHSGSSRTNHSYARRFKRQVSRHRQSAISQNLNSQNLNPLPTDAMRRPVALLSSPSMLLIAFGNVPFACDTQLGSLPDRLRVHGVTHRIVRSWGPERIETGWWKGPSINRDYYRVETDRNQWWWIFRQTVPGESGKTNLQQRHQPTYRWMLHGYFA, from the coding sequence ATGAAACGGCAGCTATGCGTTTGGCTTCCGAATTGGCCCATCCAAAGACGGCGGCTAATCGAACGACCCAGCAACTCGACCAGCGATCAGCCTAGCAACCAACTCAGCGGCGAGCCTGAACCGCTTTCCCCCACCAATCCCACGCCTCTTTTGCTGTGGGACGAACACGCACGGCGCGGACGCCAAGTCGTTGCCTGTTGCCCGCGTGTCCGCACGACTCGCGCCTGCGTGGGAATGTCGATCGCCCAAGCCCACGAAATGTGTTTGGCGGCGGGACTAGACGATGTCATCATCGAGCGGCATGATCCCGAACTCGATCGCCAAGCGTTTGACCAAGTCGCCTGGTGGATCCAGCAAACCATCACACCCACCATCGCCATCGAATCGCTTGATTCGTATCCTTGGGCTGGCCATCCGCGGCATCAATGCGAGTCGTTGATCGGCGACATTGCCGGTGTGACTCATCTGTTCGGCGGTGAAGCGGCGACGCTTGCCAAAGTCACTGACCTGCTGGCTTCCCTCGGACTGGCCTGCCGTCTGGCGATCGCTGATTCTGCGGGCGCCGCTTGGGCAGTCGCTCATGGCCGGATCGCCAAGTCTCACGCGCCAGCCGACCGCTGCTTTATTGTGCCGCCCGGCGAAAACCGATCTGCGATCGAAGACTTGAACGTGTCAGTGCTAAGAATTGCACCGGAAACCGCCGAAACACTCCGGCGATTGGGCGTCGAAACCGTTGGACACTTACTGCGGCTTCCTCGTAGCGGCATCGCACCCCGGTTGGGTGCCGCACTGGTCAAACGAATCGAGCATGCACTTGGTGAAGTGGACGAGCCGATCGCGACGTTTCGTGCCGAATCGGAACACATCGAAACTCTGTCGCTGGAATACCCGACCATCGACGCTGCGATCCTGGCCGACCGAATCGAGCGACTGACGATCAAGGTGAGGGCGGGCTTGGCAACACGCCAGCGTGGGGCACTACGCATGGAATGTCGCCTGGACCTTTCGATCCACCCGCCACTGACCCTTGATGTTGGTCTGTTTGCGCCATCGGCTGACGCAAAACACTTAAGCGGTCTCTTGATTCACCGTCTTGAACAAACTCGATTGCCGTCGGATGTCGACCGCATCACGTTGTCCGCAACTCTGACCGGTCCGCTTCGCACCGTTCAAACCTCGCTCTTCAATTCAGTTGCCGACATCAGTGATTCAAACCACTCAGCCGGCTCTCATTCATTACCTGGTCACTCTTTGCTTAGCGGTTCATCGATCAGTCGATTGATTGATTCGCTGAGTGGTCGACTCGGGCGCAGTGCCGTTGTCGATGTCAAACTTTGTCGTGATCCTTTGCCCGAAAGCGCCTACAAAACGTCGCCGTTAGCCGGCAACCAACATTCAGGTTCTAGCCGGACAAACCATTCATACGCTCGAAGATTCAAACGGCAAGTTTCGCGTCACCGCCAATCGGCGATCTCACAAAACTTGAACTCGCAAAATCTAAATCCGTTACCGACCGACGCGATGCGCAGACCGGTGGCCTTGTTGTCTTCACCATCAATGTTGTTGATCGCATTTGGCAATGTGCCCTTTGCCTGCGATACGCAATTAGGTTCGCTGCCCGATCGTTTGCGAGTTCACGGAGTGACTCACCGGATCGTGCGTTCGTGGGGGCCGGAAAGAATCGAAACCGGTTGGTGGAAAGGTCCGTCCATCAATCGTGATTACTACCGGGTTGAAACCGATCGCAATCAATGGTGGTGGATCTTTCGCCAAACCGTTCCAGGTGAATCAGGAAAAACAAATCTGCAGCAACGCCATCAACCGACTTACCGGTGGATGCTGCATGGATACTTTGCTTGA
- a CDS encoding ImuA family protein — translation MAFQQTFAFAAAAKSGDRYSLKARKTWAPDPLKSEKQAQPDASAKLEAPAKLEAPAKLEAPAKPGASAKSDESPLPTRDQILRDLRSRAGCISTVEAAGPVVETFSTGNAAIDQLLPRKGLKVDSVTEWVGENYSNATCALSLVTAAQQLTRHAGPLVVVARPSDFYPPAAVALGIPADRIIWVRPNRHADAVWSIDQSLRCESVAAVWSLVGAELDDRDARRFQLASEIGRTPGLLVRPIATRGKPTFAETRFHVAMEKNVRFESRHQTSFPALRVMLDRCRGSAGGIATTVMIDDRGRMISLNAKSASSNTIQPNTGRPSTAQPNPIHPNRHHETAAMRLASELAHPKTAANRTTQQLDQRSA, via the coding sequence ATGGCATTCCAGCAAACGTTCGCTTTCGCCGCTGCAGCGAAGTCCGGCGACCGCTATTCGCTGAAAGCCCGGAAAACTTGGGCACCGGATCCGCTGAAATCGGAAAAACAAGCACAGCCTGACGCCTCTGCGAAGCTCGAAGCCCCCGCGAAGCTCGAAGCCCCTGCGAAGCTCGAAGCCCCTGCGAAGCCTGGTGCATCTGCAAAGTCTGACGAGTCGCCGCTGCCCACTCGCGACCAGATCCTGCGTGACCTGCGATCTCGGGCCGGTTGCATCAGCACGGTCGAAGCCGCTGGGCCAGTCGTCGAAACCTTCTCGACCGGAAACGCGGCCATTGACCAATTGCTGCCTCGCAAAGGACTGAAAGTCGACTCGGTTACCGAATGGGTCGGCGAAAACTATTCCAACGCGACCTGTGCGTTATCGCTGGTCACCGCCGCCCAGCAATTGACCCGCCACGCCGGACCGTTGGTCGTGGTGGCTCGCCCATCCGATTTCTATCCTCCGGCGGCTGTTGCGTTGGGCATCCCGGCTGACCGCATCATTTGGGTTCGCCCCAATCGGCACGCCGATGCGGTCTGGTCGATCGACCAGTCGCTGCGCTGCGAATCGGTTGCGGCGGTTTGGTCACTTGTCGGCGCCGAACTGGACGACCGGGACGCGCGGCGGTTCCAGTTGGCTTCGGAAATTGGTCGTACACCAGGCTTGCTGGTTCGCCCGATTGCCACGCGAGGCAAACCGACATTCGCGGAAACTCGATTCCATGTGGCGATGGAAAAGAACGTTCGCTTCGAATCGCGTCATCAAACGTCCTTTCCGGCCCTGCGAGTGATGTTGGACCGGTGCCGCGGATCGGCTGGCGGTATCGCCACCACCGTGATGATCGACGACCGCGGTCGAATGATCAGCCTGAACGCAAAATCAGCGTCCAGCAACACGATTCAGCCAAACACTGGCCGACCAAGCACTGCCCAGCCGAATCCAATTCACCCCAATCGACATCATGAAACGGCAGCTATGCGTTTGGCTTCCGAATTGGCCCATCCAAAGACGGCGGCTAATCGAACGACCCAGCAACTCGACCAGCGATCAGCCTAG
- a CDS encoding lipopolysaccharide assembly protein LapA domain-containing protein encodes MQKIRWFFLIVGILLALAMSLQNNTLTDVRLLWLDAQFPLSVLLLVATAIGFLFGALLTASMLRSRKTVKKEPVVIVDTKKAAAKNDLPADTSPLK; translated from the coding sequence ATGCAGAAAATTCGCTGGTTCTTCCTGATCGTCGGCATCTTGCTGGCTCTGGCGATGTCGCTCCAGAACAACACATTGACCGATGTTCGTTTGTTGTGGCTCGACGCCCAGTTTCCGTTGTCGGTTTTGTTGTTGGTGGCAACGGCGATTGGGTTCTTGTTCGGCGCGTTGTTAACGGCATCCATGCTAAGAAGCCGAAAAACGGTCAAAAAAGAGCCTGTGGTGATCGTGGACACGAAAAAGGCGGCTGCCAAAAACGACTTGCCTGCGGACACTTCACCGTTGAAATAG
- the hflX gene encoding GTPase HflX, whose product MPGQPVEADPLEELHGLATTAGTQVVDEMVQRRSTPSHSTYLGKGKVEELRLMVERHDADVIIFDNTLTPAQVRNLEQAVGAKVVDRTELILDIFAAGARTHESRLAVEVAQLEYSLPRLKRMWTHLSRQAMGVGMRGPGEKQLEVDRRIAQKRIHDLQTELAQVEHRRERQVAARKESPTVSIVGYTNAGKSTLMNALTDADVLAQDKLFATLDTRTRRWQLPGWGTVLLSDTVGFIRDLPHSLVASFKSTLEETRQAELLLHVADASSATVFEQITAVYEVLKELGIEEKDTLLVLNKIDAIESPAVLNRVLDRYPNAIPVSARSNKGLAMLTEVVGETLGREFLDVEVDVAVTDGKLLSYLSAKGEVLSREFGEEITTVHVRMPAGAMGPVHKSAKAIRQIDREAKPKTPTAQPMEIVTQDDPPTSEVA is encoded by the coding sequence ATGCCCGGCCAACCGGTCGAGGCAGATCCGTTGGAAGAACTTCATGGATTGGCCACCACCGCCGGCACGCAAGTCGTCGACGAGATGGTGCAGCGACGATCCACCCCTAGCCACTCGACTTACCTGGGCAAAGGTAAAGTCGAGGAGCTTCGATTGATGGTCGAGCGGCATGACGCTGACGTGATCATCTTCGACAACACTCTGACGCCCGCTCAGGTGCGTAACTTGGAACAGGCCGTCGGTGCAAAAGTCGTCGACCGAACCGAGTTGATCTTGGACATCTTTGCTGCCGGAGCTCGGACGCACGAATCCAGACTGGCCGTCGAAGTGGCTCAGCTTGAGTATTCGTTGCCGCGACTCAAACGCATGTGGACTCACCTTTCGCGACAAGCGATGGGCGTCGGCATGCGGGGGCCGGGCGAAAAGCAGTTGGAAGTTGACCGCCGGATCGCACAAAAGCGAATCCACGATTTGCAGACCGAACTCGCTCAGGTCGAACATCGCCGCGAACGACAAGTTGCCGCTCGCAAAGAGTCACCGACGGTGTCCATCGTCGGATACACCAACGCCGGCAAGAGCACGTTGATGAACGCGCTGACCGACGCAGATGTGTTGGCGCAAGACAAACTGTTCGCCACCTTGGATACGCGGACGCGCCGCTGGCAATTGCCCGGATGGGGCACGGTCTTGCTAAGCGACACGGTCGGTTTCATTCGCGATTTGCCGCACTCGCTGGTTGCTAGTTTCAAGTCGACGCTCGAAGAAACTCGCCAAGCCGAACTGCTGTTGCACGTTGCTGACGCCAGCAGTGCGACGGTGTTCGAACAGATCACCGCAGTCTACGAAGTGCTGAAAGAACTCGGCATCGAAGAGAAAGACACGCTGTTGGTGCTCAACAAGATCGACGCGATCGAAAGTCCAGCGGTGCTCAACCGTGTGCTCGACCGCTATCCCAACGCAATTCCGGTGAGCGCTCGCAGTAACAAAGGCTTGGCGATGCTGACCGAGGTGGTTGGTGAAACGCTGGGCCGAGAATTCTTGGACGTCGAAGTCGACGTGGCTGTGACGGACGGAAAACTGTTATCGTACTTGTCGGCCAAAGGTGAAGTGCTTTCACGAGAGTTCGGCGAAGAGATTACGACCGTCCATGTTCGCATGCCGGCCGGCGCGATGGGACCGGTTCACAAGTCGGCCAAAGCGATCCGCCAAATCGATCGCGAGGCAAAGCCTAAAACGCCAACGGCACAGCCGATGGAAATTGTCACGCAAGACGATCCACCGACCAGCGAAGTGGCTTGA
- a CDS encoding SDR family NAD(P)-dependent oxidoreductase codes for MRLRPIRWNPENAVAIVTGASSGIGRCLCELMSDRGANVVAVARRADRLASLAQRPTVGKVIPLVGDVTNGETRQAIIDTAARVRDGEIDLLVNNAGIGGIGPFADATPDRLRQIMEVNFFAPVELTRLALPHLAHGRAAVVCNISSVLGHRAVANKSEYCASKFAIHGFSDSLRAELAPQGIQVTLVSPSTTDSEFFDSLVHTDANQTSSSIGRWTPDRVARAALAAIKTRKSEVILSAGGKALVYADRISPPIMNAILRSKG; via the coding sequence GTGCGTTTACGACCGATCCGTTGGAATCCTGAAAACGCGGTTGCAATCGTAACAGGCGCTAGCAGCGGCATCGGCCGTTGTCTTTGCGAATTGATGTCCGATCGAGGCGCAAACGTTGTCGCGGTCGCTCGGCGTGCGGACCGCTTGGCCTCGCTTGCCCAGCGGCCAACCGTCGGCAAGGTCATTCCCCTGGTTGGCGATGTCACCAACGGCGAGACGCGTCAGGCAATCATCGATACAGCCGCTCGAGTTCGCGATGGCGAGATTGACTTGTTGGTCAATAACGCGGGTATCGGTGGCATTGGTCCTTTTGCGGATGCGACGCCCGATCGGCTGCGACAAATCATGGAAGTGAACTTTTTCGCACCCGTCGAATTGACGCGTTTAGCGCTTCCACATTTGGCCCACGGCCGCGCCGCGGTGGTTTGCAACATCAGCAGCGTATTGGGGCATCGGGCGGTCGCGAACAAGAGCGAGTACTGTGCCAGCAAGTTTGCGATCCACGGCTTCAGCGATTCGTTGCGAGCCGAACTGGCGCCCCAAGGAATCCAGGTCACATTGGTCAGCCCCAGCACCACAGACAGCGAGTTCTTTGATTCGCTTGTCCATACCGATGCTAATCAAACGTCGAGCAGCATTGGCCGTTGGACACCTGACCGAGTCGCTCGGGCAGCTCTAGCGGCGATCAAGACGCGCAAAAGCGAAGTGATCCTGTCGGCCGGCGGCAAAGCACTGGTGTACGCCGACCGTATCTCGCCACCCATCATGAACGCTATTTTGCGATCGAAGGGTTAG
- a CDS encoding PP2C family protein-serine/threonine phosphatase — MLTTVAQPLRRLFVESDMEVPEIIDVTSGHVAVFCRRCPSKIEPNDDSAAMIQTVSGGIVMVVADGVGGCPLGYKASAIAVESIIESVHEAAPLSDLRPAILDGIERANEEILDLGIGAATTLAVVEIQDRVARAYQVGDSMTLMIGQRGALKWKSTPHSPVGYAIESGMLDEADAMHHDERHLVSNLVGSRSMHIEIGPARLLAAKDTVIVGSDGLFDNLHVREVIDLARSGKPVRRISMLADMATKRMTDPSDGQPGKPDDLAILIYSP, encoded by the coding sequence ATGCTTACCACTGTCGCCCAGCCGCTTCGCCGCCTCTTTGTCGAATCTGACATGGAAGTGCCCGAAATCATCGATGTGACCTCCGGTCATGTCGCGGTTTTTTGTCGAAGGTGCCCAAGCAAGATTGAACCGAACGATGATTCGGCAGCCATGATCCAAACGGTGTCCGGCGGGATCGTGATGGTCGTGGCCGACGGAGTGGGCGGTTGCCCGCTCGGATACAAGGCATCAGCGATCGCGGTTGAGTCGATTATCGAAAGTGTCCACGAAGCGGCTCCTCTTTCGGATCTTCGTCCAGCAATTTTGGATGGCATCGAACGAGCCAATGAAGAGATCTTAGATTTGGGGATCGGCGCGGCGACGACACTTGCGGTGGTCGAGATCCAGGACCGGGTAGCGCGGGCGTACCAAGTCGGCGACTCGATGACGCTGATGATCGGGCAACGCGGTGCACTGAAGTGGAAATCCACCCCACATTCACCGGTTGGCTATGCGATCGAATCAGGAATGCTGGACGAAGCCGATGCGATGCACCATGACGAACGACACTTAGTGTCGAACTTGGTTGGTTCACGTAGTATGCACATCGAGATTGGCCCGGCGAGGCTATTGGCCGCCAAAGATACGGTCATCGTAGGCAGTGATGGGCTATTTGATAATTTGCACGTTCGCGAAGTGATCGACTTGGCACGTTCGGGCAAACCGGTCCGCCGCATTTCGATGCTCGCCGATATGGCGACTAAGCGAATGACCGATCCTAGCGATGGTCAGCCTGGCAAACCCGATGACTTGGCGATTCTGATTTACTCGCCTTAG
- a CDS encoding serine/threonine-protein kinase — translation MSNFSIPPKTTTRLRVGSRVGKYRLDRRMGTGGFATVYAATDTLLGIKVALKIPSSELISPEMLEEFRREARLTMKLDHPNILPIRDASFIDGQFVIVSPLAQRTLHDRLGKRIAFETAFDLLTQIIEGVAHAHEHGVIHCDIKPENILLFDDNLVRLADFGIAKVAQKTISSSGTGTLGYMAPEQAMGKPSTRSDVFSIGLISYRMFSGKWPEYPFTWPMVGAARLRRRAHPDLIALIRKTIEILPRHRHRDANVLLADWEKVRLKAIRFSRR, via the coding sequence TTGTCCAACTTTTCGATCCCCCCCAAGACCACCACGAGACTGCGCGTTGGATCGCGAGTCGGCAAGTATCGGCTGGATCGTCGGATGGGAACCGGCGGTTTTGCGACCGTGTATGCTGCGACCGACACGCTGCTTGGAATCAAAGTCGCGCTCAAGATTCCGTCTAGCGAACTGATCTCGCCAGAGATGCTCGAAGAGTTTCGTCGCGAGGCCCGGCTGACGATGAAGTTGGACCACCCCAACATTTTGCCGATCCGAGACGCATCCTTCATCGATGGCCAGTTCGTGATTGTGTCGCCACTCGCGCAACGGACGCTGCATGATCGATTGGGGAAGCGAATAGCATTCGAAACCGCTTTTGATTTGCTGACCCAGATCATCGAGGGCGTCGCTCATGCCCACGAACACGGAGTGATCCATTGTGACATCAAGCCTGAAAATATCCTGCTATTCGATGACAACTTGGTCAGGCTGGCGGATTTCGGAATCGCCAAAGTAGCGCAGAAAACGATTAGCAGCAGCGGGACCGGAACCCTCGGCTACATGGCGCCTGAACAGGCGATGGGAAAACCATCGACTCGCAGTGATGTTTTTTCGATCGGGCTGATTAGCTATCGGATGTTTTCGGGCAAATGGCCTGAATATCCGTTCACCTGGCCGATGGTCGGCGCGGCGCGGCTTCGCCGGCGTGCGCATCCGGACCTAATCGCTCTCATCCGCAAAACCATCGAAATCCTCCCCCGTCACAGGCATCGCGACGCGAACGTGTTGCTTGCAGACTGGGAAAAAGTGCGACTAAAGGCCATTCGATTCTCGAGACGCTGA